A genomic stretch from Larimichthys crocea isolate SSNF chromosome XXII, L_crocea_2.0, whole genome shotgun sequence includes:
- the prdx5 gene encoding peroxiredoxin-5, mitochondrial, producing the protein MLSVTATLNKTGRVLRCLRLLHSSPTAKMPIQVGEHLPAVEVQEGEPGNKVAMDQLFKGKKGVLFAVPGAFTPGCSKTHLPGFVEQAEALKSKGVQEVACISVNDAFVMAAWGKEHGTDGKVRMLADPTGAFAKAVDLLLDSDQIVQVLGNKRSKRYSMLVEDGVVKKVNVEPDGTGLTCSLASSILSDL; encoded by the exons ATGCTTTCCGTTACAGCCACTCTGAACAAGACCGGCCGTGTGCTCCGGTGTCTGCGGCTGCTACATTCATCTCCCACCGCTAAAATGCCCATTCAG GTTGGTGAACATCTCCCCGCAGTGGAAGTCCAGGAGGGCGAGCCAGGAAATAAGGTGGCTATGGATCAGCTCTTCAAGGGGAAGAAGGGAGTCCTCTTCGCTGTACCTGGAGCTTTTACTCCTGGTTGCTCCAAG ACTCACCTCCCGGGCTTTGTGGAGCAGGCTGAGGCGTTGAAGAGTAAAGGCGTTCAGGAGGTCGCTTGCATTTCTGTCAATGACGCGTTTGTCATGGCTGCTTGGGGGAAGGAGCACGGAACAGATGGAAAG GTTCGGATGCTGGCTGATCCCACTGGAGCTTTTGCAAAG GCAGTCGACTTGTTACTTGACAGTGATCAGATCGTGCAGGTCCTTGGGAACAAGAGATCCAAGAG ATACTCTATGTTGGTGGAAGATGGAGTTGTGAAGAAGGTTAACGTGGAGCCTGACGGCACGGGGCTGACCTGCAGCCTGGCTTCCAGTATTCTGTCTGATCTGTAG
- the esrra gene encoding steroid hormone receptor ERR1, translated as MSSRERRSDVYIKAEPSSPEGGGGGRTSPGGASSDSSQSGGGGTRGDGTKRYSPPLYTPALRCHFKDEGGDGAEEGSTGNGAGRCKYALSTLPKRLCLVCGDVASGYHYGVASCEACKAFFKRTIQGNIEYSCPASNECEITKRRRKACQACRFTKCLKVGMLKEGVRLDRVRGGRQKYKRRPEVENATYQSAPLPLTKESEKGSSNIIVSHLLVAEPEKLFAMPDPLQPDTAQRTLTTLCDLADRELVVIIGWAKHIPGFLSLSLADQMSVLQSVWLEVLVLGVAYRSLGCEDEVVFAEDFVLDEEMSRVAGLTELNAAISQLARRFRALNVDREEFVMLKAIALTNSDSVYIEDMEAVQKLRDLLHQALLELECQRHADDPQRAGRLLLTLPLLRQTAGRALTTFYSIKTRGGVPMHKLFLEMLEAMMDSP; from the exons ATGTCTTCCAGGGAGCGTCGGTCAGACGTCTACATAAAGGCCGAACCGAGCAGTCCAGAAGGAGGCGGGGGAGGTCGGACCAGCCCTGGAGGAGCCTCCTCAGACTCCTCTCAAAGCGGAGGCGGAGGAACCAGAGGAGACGGCACTAAACGTTACTCCCCGCCACTCTACACGCCAGCTCTGCGCTGCCACTTCAAAGACGAGGGCGGCGACGGTGCGGAGGAGGGCTCCACTGGAAACGGTGCAGGGCGATGCAAGTACGCGCTGAGCACGCTGCCCAAGaggctgtgtttggtttgtggaGATGTGGCCTCGGGTTACCACTATGGCGTGGCATCATGCGAGGCCTGCAAAGCATTCTTCAAGAGAACCATCCAAG GTAACATCGAATACAGCTGTCCAGCATCGAATGAGTGCGAGATCACCAAGAGGCGCAGAAAGGCTTGTCAGGCATGCCGCTTCACCAAGTGCCTCAAAGTGGGCATGCTAAAAGAGG GAGTTCGTCTCGACAGGGTTCGAGGTGGAAGGCAGAAGTACAAAAGGCGCCCAGAAGTGGAGAATGCAACGTACCAGAGTGCCCCTCTACCGCTGACAAAGGAGAGTGAAAAAG GATCCTCCAACATCATCGTGTCCCACCTTCTAGTGGCAGAGCCAGAGAAGCTATTTGCCATGCCCGACCCTCTGCAGCCCGACACAGCCCAGCGCACGCTCACCACCCTTTGTGACCTTGCTGACCGTGAGCTGGTCGTCATCATTGGCTGGGCCAAACACATTCCTG GCTTCCTGTCACTGTCCCTAGCAGACCAGATGTCGGTGCTGCAGTCAGTGTGGCTGGAAGTGCTGGTGCTTGGTGTAGCGTACCGCTCGCTTGGCTGCGAGGACGAGGTGGTGTTCGCGGAGGATTTTGTCCTTGATGAGGAAATGTCACGTGTTGCTGGACTGACAGAGCTAAATGCAGCAATTAGTCAACTCGCTCGCCGTTTCCGTGCACTAAACGTGGACCGGGAGGAATTTGTCATGTTAAAAGCCATCGCACTCACTAACTCAG ACTCTGTTTACATCGAGGACATGGAGGCTGTGCAGAAGCTGCGGGACCTCCTCCACCAGGCCCTGCTGGAGCTGGAATGTCAGCGGCACGCAGACGACCCCCAGCGGGCGGGACGCCTACTTTTGACATTGCCTCTCCTCCGACAGACTGCTGGTCGTGCTCTTACCACCTTCTACAGCATCAAGACCCGTGGTGGCGTACCCATGCACAAACTATTCCTGGAGATGCTGGAAGCCATGATGGACTCTCCCTAG
- the banf1 gene encoding barrier-to-autointegration factor, with product MSSTSQKHRDFVAEPMGEKAVMALAGIGEVLGKRLEEKGFDKAYVVLGQFLVLKKDEELFRDWLKDTCGANSKQQGDCYGCLKEWCDAFL from the exons ATGTCGTCGACATCccaaaaacacagagattttGTGGCCGAGCCCATGGGGGAGAAAGCGGTGATGGCTCTCGCCGGCATCGGAGAGGTCCTTGGCAAAAGACTGGAGGAGAAAGGTTTTGACAAG gcGTACGTCGTCCTCGGGCAGTTTCTAGTGCTAAAGAAAGACGAGGAGCTTTTCCGGGACTGGCTAAAGGACACTTGCGGGGCAAATTCCAAACAACAAGGTGACTGCTATGGCTGTCTTAAAGAATGGTGCGACGCCTTCCTATAA
- the gng3 gene encoding guanine nucleotide-binding protein G(I)/G(S)/G(O) subunit gamma-3 gives MKGDTPVNSTMSVGQARKLVEQLKIEASFCRIKVSKAAADLMAYCDAHSCDDPLITPVPTSENPFREKKFFCALL, from the exons ATGAAAGGAGACACCCCAGTGAACAGCACAATGAGTGTCGGCCAAGCCAGGAAGCTCGTAGAGCAGCTGAAGATAGAGGCTAGTTTCTGCAGGATAAAG GTATCAAAGGCAGCCGCCGACCTGATGGCGTACTGCGACGCACACTCCTGCGACGACCCCCTGATCACCCCTGTGCCCACCTCAGAGAACCCTTTCAGGGAGAAGAAATTCTTCTGCGCTCTGCTTTGA